The Erythrobacter sp. JK5 genome includes a region encoding these proteins:
- a CDS encoding molybdopterin-dependent oxidoreductase — protein MGVETHKTFCRFCHANCAMVVDVEDGKVLEVRGDPDDPAFGGYTCLKGRELPDSHNAAHRLHHSLVRDETGEFQETPMPEALAHVASELRRIIDQHGPHSVAVFMGSGGYQNSAAMAASLSFAQAIGTRNFYTSVTLDQPAKVFTTARYGKWMGGTNTFSESDVTLLIGNNPIVSHYSPPGGVPPFSPSRRIRDAKERGMKVIVADPRESDVARLADIYLPVKPGEDPALLAGMLNVIISEELYDRNFVAAHVDGFDELAEAVKVMTPEIAAERAGVEKDQLVAAARMFAGGSKGCAVTGTGPEMAGNGTLTEYLVTCLNTILGRFKQEGERAAIPGVFTNTNGPRRAQVGPPVPMFGAEGMAKSRFRNLGQLGFEMPCNVLADEILTPGDGQVRALISVGGNPVVGFPDQAKMVRALDDLDLFVQIDPWISASAKRADVVLAPSQCLEREDITNLSEWWHEDAYARYVEAIATPPGDVIDEYEMFWTLAQHLGVTMQLAGGPLPMDRKPSKEEFLDLMTAGCLVPPSQVRKDAQAAGGAAVIYDDRHPVVGPVEESEFHRFDLSVGDMPGELLRYADNPAAREGYEFKLISRRSKARFNSIGHPLKKLQEKATTNPAYIHPDDIAALGLEEDGIVEITSPHATIHGVVKASDKVRRGLVSMAHAYGDADASKEDVRTRGSSTNRLTSDSVDYDPITGQALQSAIPVKLVAA, from the coding sequence ATGGGTGTCGAGACACACAAGACCTTCTGCCGCTTCTGCCACGCCAATTGCGCGATGGTGGTCGATGTCGAAGACGGAAAGGTGCTCGAAGTACGCGGCGATCCCGACGACCCTGCCTTTGGCGGCTACACCTGCCTCAAGGGTCGCGAACTGCCGGATTCGCACAACGCCGCGCATCGCCTCCACCACAGCCTTGTCCGCGACGAAACCGGCGAATTCCAGGAAACCCCGATGCCCGAAGCACTTGCGCATGTCGCCAGCGAGTTGCGCCGGATCATCGACCAGCACGGCCCGCATTCGGTCGCGGTGTTCATGGGATCGGGCGGCTATCAGAACAGCGCCGCGATGGCCGCTTCGCTGAGCTTCGCGCAGGCGATCGGCACCCGCAATTTTTATACTTCGGTCACGCTCGACCAACCGGCCAAGGTGTTTACCACCGCGCGCTACGGCAAGTGGATGGGCGGGACCAACACGTTCAGCGAAAGCGACGTGACGCTGCTGATCGGCAACAATCCAATCGTCTCGCACTATTCGCCGCCGGGCGGGGTGCCGCCGTTCAGCCCGTCGCGACGCATCCGCGATGCCAAGGAGCGCGGGATGAAGGTGATCGTCGCCGATCCGCGCGAGAGCGACGTCGCGCGGCTGGCGGATATCTACCTGCCGGTGAAGCCGGGCGAGGACCCCGCGCTGCTGGCGGGGATGCTCAACGTCATCATTTCCGAAGAGCTATACGACCGCAATTTCGTCGCCGCGCATGTCGACGGGTTCGACGAACTGGCCGAAGCGGTGAAGGTGATGACCCCCGAGATTGCCGCCGAGCGCGCCGGGGTCGAGAAGGACCAGCTGGTCGCTGCCGCGCGGATGTTCGCGGGCGGATCGAAGGGCTGCGCGGTGACCGGCACCGGGCCGGAAATGGCTGGAAACGGCACGCTCACCGAATACCTCGTCACCTGCCTCAACACGATTCTTGGCCGCTTCAAGCAGGAGGGAGAGAGAGCCGCGATCCCCGGCGTGTTCACCAACACCAACGGGCCCAGGAGGGCGCAGGTCGGCCCGCCGGTGCCGATGTTTGGCGCCGAGGGCATGGCGAAATCGCGCTTCCGCAATCTCGGCCAGCTCGGCTTCGAAATGCCGTGCAATGTGCTCGCCGACGAAATCCTGACGCCCGGGGATGGCCAGGTGCGCGCGCTGATTTCGGTCGGCGGAAACCCGGTAGTCGGCTTCCCCGATCAGGCCAAGATGGTGCGCGCGCTCGACGATCTCGACCTGTTCGTCCAGATCGACCCATGGATAAGCGCCAGCGCCAAGCGCGCCGATGTGGTGCTCGCCCCGTCGCAATGCCTCGAACGCGAGGACATCACCAACCTGTCCGAATGGTGGCACGAGGACGCCTATGCTCGATATGTCGAGGCGATCGCGACTCCGCCGGGCGACGTGATCGACGAATACGAGATGTTCTGGACGCTGGCGCAGCACCTGGGCGTCACGATGCAGCTCGCTGGCGGTCCGCTGCCGATGGATCGCAAGCCATCGAAAGAAGAGTTTCTCGACCTGATGACCGCCGGTTGTCTGGTGCCGCCGAGCCAGGTGCGAAAGGATGCGCAGGCGGCAGGCGGTGCTGCGGTGATCTACGACGACAGGCACCCGGTGGTCGGCCCGGTCGAGGAAAGCGAGTTTCATCGCTTCGACTTGTCGGTCGGCGACATGCCGGGCGAATTGCTGCGCTATGCCGACAATCCGGCGGCGCGCGAGGGCTACGAATTCAAGCTGATCAGCCGACGTTCGAAAGCCCGGTTCAACTCGATCGGCCACCCGCTCAAGAAACTGCAGGAAAAGGCCACCACCAACCCGGCCTACATCCACCCCGACGACATCGCGGCTTTGGGGCTGGAAGAAGACGGGATCGTCGAGATCACCTCTCCGCACGCGACGATCCACGGGGTTGTGAAGGCCAGCGACAAGGTGCGCCGGGGCCTCGTATCGATGGCGCATGCCTATGGCGATGCCGATGCCTCGAAGGAGGATGTTCGGACGCGCGGCTCATCGACCAACCGGCTGACCAGCGACTCGGTCGATTACGACCCGATCACCGGGCAAGCGCTGCAAAGCGCGATCCCGGTGAAGCTGGTCGCGGCCTGA
- a CDS encoding NADP-dependent oxidoreductase, which translates to MPTTTRQWLLNGHPRGRGIAEDDFKLAETELADPGEGEMLLKTHYLGFDPAQKGWMENIADYVAPMNIGDVMRGSGICEVVASNGGKFAVGDMVFGTTGWTEYLVHNGEGLTKVETKLSPTAVLSVLGTTGLTAYCGLFKVGKPVAGDTVLVSGAAGATGSVVGQLARIAGCRAVGIAGGPDKCKWLVEEAGYDAAIDYKAGDVKAQIKQHCPRGVDVIYDNVGGTILNDMLANIATGARVVICGGISRYETGSLPAGPENYFNLVFRRGTMAGFIVLDWAAEFPAIRKRLEGFVQDGRLRYQEDIQQGFENAPDTLQRLFTGKNRGKQMLKL; encoded by the coding sequence ATGCCCACCACCACTCGCCAATGGCTCTTGAACGGCCACCCGCGCGGCCGCGGAATCGCGGAGGACGATTTCAAGCTGGCCGAGACCGAGCTTGCCGATCCGGGCGAGGGCGAGATGCTGCTGAAGACGCACTATCTCGGTTTCGACCCGGCGCAAAAGGGCTGGATGGAGAACATCGCCGATTACGTCGCGCCGATGAATATCGGCGACGTGATGCGCGGCAGCGGGATTTGCGAGGTGGTCGCGTCGAATGGCGGCAAGTTTGCGGTCGGCGACATGGTGTTCGGCACGACCGGCTGGACCGAATATCTCGTCCACAATGGCGAGGGGCTGACCAAGGTCGAGACGAAACTTTCGCCCACCGCAGTGCTGTCAGTGCTCGGGACGACCGGGCTGACCGCCTATTGCGGGCTGTTCAAGGTCGGCAAGCCGGTCGCGGGCGATACCGTGCTGGTCTCCGGCGCGGCGGGAGCGACCGGGAGCGTCGTCGGCCAGCTCGCCAGGATCGCCGGATGCCGCGCGGTCGGCATCGCGGGCGGCCCGGACAAGTGCAAATGGCTGGTCGAGGAAGCCGGATACGACGCCGCGATCGATTACAAGGCCGGCGATGTGAAAGCGCAGATCAAGCAACACTGCCCGCGCGGCGTCGACGTGATCTACGACAATGTCGGCGGCACGATCCTCAACGACATGCTGGCCAATATCGCGACCGGCGCGCGCGTGGTGATCTGCGGCGGAATCAGCCGCTACGAGACCGGAAGTCTCCCCGCAGGCCCCGAAAACTACTTCAACCTCGTCTTCCGACGCGGGACCATGGCGGGGTTCATCGTGCTCGACTGGGCTGCGGAGTTTCCGGCAATCCGTAAGCGGCTCGAAGGGTTCGTGCAGGACGGACGACTGCGGTACCAGGAGGATATCCAGCAGGGCTTCGAGAATGCGCCGGATACCTTGCAGCGGCTGTTCACGGGCAAGAACCGCGGGAAGCAGATGCTGAAGCTGTAG
- a CDS encoding molybdenum cofactor guanylyltransferase — MPRASPQKASNRGVRLNILGAILAGGQARRFGSDKAHALIDGVRLIDRVADALGSQTTALIVCGRDEPGFGCIPDLPAPGLGPLGGLNAALDFAETHGFTHVLTAGVDCPNLPADLAAQLAGEGAAIIEDQPVVGLWPVAIAADLVEFLAEGGRALYGFADRIEARRIAVEPPLINVNSPGDLPG; from the coding sequence ATGCCGAGGGCGTCGCCACAGAAAGCTTCGAATAGGGGCGTCCGACTGAACATCCTCGGAGCCATCCTTGCCGGAGGGCAGGCGCGCCGCTTCGGCAGCGACAAGGCGCATGCCTTGATCGACGGCGTCAGGCTGATCGACAGGGTCGCCGACGCGCTGGGATCGCAAACGACTGCGCTGATTGTATGCGGTCGCGACGAACCCGGCTTCGGCTGCATTCCCGATCTGCCCGCGCCCGGGTTGGGTCCGCTGGGCGGGCTGAACGCTGCGCTCGATTTTGCCGAAACGCATGGGTTTACCCATGTGCTGACGGCGGGTGTGGATTGCCCGAACCTGCCCGCCGACCTTGCAGCGCAACTGGCTGGCGAGGGTGCGGCGATCATCGAGGATCAGCCGGTTGTGGGGCTATGGCCGGTCGCGATTGCAGCCGATCTGGTCGAATTTCTCGCCGAGGGTGGGAGAGCGCTCTATGGCTTCGCCGACCGCATCGAAGCCCGGCGGATCGCGGTCGAACCGCCGCTGATTAACGTGAATTCGCCTGGCGATTTGCCGGGCTAA
- a CDS encoding putative quinol monooxygenase, whose amino-acid sequence MAKIVISAQIDLDPARREEALRSAKPHIDAALAQPGCIHYDWSADGNNPARVNVFEEWESEEALAHHFANAAYAGMRDHIGQFGLTNAASKKYRVDAEGPVYNAEGVATESFE is encoded by the coding sequence ATGGCCAAGATCGTCATTTCCGCGCAGATCGATCTCGATCCAGCACGACGCGAGGAAGCGCTTCGCAGCGCCAAGCCGCATATCGACGCCGCGCTCGCGCAGCCGGGCTGCATCCATTACGACTGGAGCGCCGACGGCAACAATCCGGCGCGGGTCAACGTGTTCGAGGAGTGGGAGAGCGAGGAAGCGCTGGCGCACCACTTCGCCAACGCCGCCTATGCCGGGATGCGCGACCATATCGGCCAGTTCGGCCTCACCAATGCGGCGAGCAAGAAGTATCGCGTCGATGCCGAAGGCCCGGTCTACAATGCCGAGGGCGTCGCCACAGAAAGCTTCGAATAG
- a CDS encoding nuclear transport factor 2 family protein, with protein sequence MFRGPAADRQAIAELNGTYADGVVRFDAATWGSVWAEDAHWNLMGNTVDGKEAIVGFWEQAISGLDAVSFINVPCMIAVTGDTATARVQTQEILKMKDGTTRHVGGLYEDELAKIDGEWRFTKRVFKIVAEYGA encoded by the coding sequence ATGTTTCGAGGACCAGCCGCAGATCGCCAGGCGATCGCCGAGTTGAACGGCACCTATGCCGATGGCGTGGTGCGCTTCGATGCCGCGACGTGGGGTTCGGTCTGGGCCGAGGATGCGCATTGGAACCTGATGGGCAACACGGTCGACGGCAAGGAAGCCATCGTCGGCTTCTGGGAGCAGGCGATAAGCGGGCTCGACGCGGTGAGTTTCATCAACGTGCCCTGCATGATCGCAGTCACCGGCGACACCGCTACCGCGCGCGTCCAGACGCAGGAAATACTCAAGATGAAGGACGGCACGACCCGACATGTGGGCGGGCTGTATGAAGACGAGCTCGCCAAGATCGACGGCGAGTGGCGCTTCACCAAACGCGTATTCAAGATCGTCGCCGAATACGGCGCATAA
- a CDS encoding SDR family NAD(P)-dependent oxidoreductase, which produces MGQLEGKSAVVLGAASKGNIGQVIARLFASEGAKVMVAGRHEDVLAEIAEEIGGAYALCDITSHAQVHALADKAKSEFGRVDAAINTTGWGLLSNLLETTEEQLDQICALQFKGVHHFLQAFVKVMSEQQPTGGSIISLSSATTKALINNHAAYIGTKRAGEAMIECVANDFGHLGIRANSVSPAFTESPMTEGAFATPGLVDAFTPRYPLGRLNTSEDVAHACLWLCTDFAFVTGQNIQPNGGLTLRGNPQAKDIEAAVGAAMAKMQEG; this is translated from the coding sequence ATGGGCCAGCTTGAGGGCAAAAGCGCGGTGGTGCTGGGCGCAGCGTCGAAGGGCAATATCGGCCAGGTGATTGCGAGACTGTTCGCCAGCGAAGGTGCGAAGGTGATGGTGGCTGGCCGGCACGAAGACGTGTTGGCCGAAATCGCCGAGGAAATCGGCGGCGCCTACGCCCTGTGCGACATCACCAGCCATGCGCAGGTCCACGCGCTGGCGGACAAGGCGAAGTCCGAATTCGGGCGCGTGGATGCCGCGATCAACACCACGGGCTGGGGTTTGCTCTCCAACCTGCTTGAGACCACCGAAGAGCAGCTCGACCAGATTTGCGCGCTGCAATTCAAGGGTGTGCATCACTTCCTGCAGGCCTTCGTCAAGGTGATGAGCGAGCAACAGCCGACCGGCGGATCGATCATCTCGCTATCCTCGGCGACGACCAAGGCGCTCATCAACAATCACGCGGCCTATATCGGCACCAAGCGCGCGGGTGAGGCGATGATCGAATGTGTAGCCAACGATTTCGGGCATCTCGGCATCCGCGCGAATTCCGTTTCGCCAGCCTTCACCGAAAGCCCGATGACCGAAGGCGCCTTCGCAACGCCCGGCCTCGTCGACGCCTTCACGCCGCGTTACCCGCTGGGGAGGCTGAACACTTCGGAAGACGTCGCCCATGCGTGTCTGTGGCTGTGCACCGATTTTGCCTTTGTCACCGGGCAGAACATCCAGCCCAACGGCGGCCTGACATTGCGCGGCAATCCGCAGGCGAAAGATATCGAAGCGGCTGTAGGTGCGGCGATGGCGAAGATGCAGGAAGGTTAG
- a CDS encoding ribosomal protein L7/L12, with protein MSEFDWSFAIWSIAVFVAGYLLAARIHSSPTAPLDFDRSTISSGARQQIEQALGRDAKIEAIKILRADTGLGLKDAKAVIDTWESSSGS; from the coding sequence ATGAGCGAATTTGATTGGTCCTTCGCCATCTGGTCGATCGCGGTGTTCGTCGCCGGGTACCTGCTCGCGGCGCGGATCCACAGCTCGCCGACAGCGCCGCTCGATTTCGACAGATCGACCATATCGAGCGGTGCGCGTCAGCAGATCGAGCAGGCTTTGGGACGCGATGCGAAGATCGAGGCAATCAAGATCCTGCGCGCCGACACCGGGCTGGGTCTCAAGGACGCCAAGGCCGTGATCGACACATGGGAATCGAGCAGCGGCTCCTAA
- a CDS encoding SDR family NAD(P)-dependent oxidoreductase, translated as MKLEGKVAAITGGTAGLGRGIAEAFLAEGAKVALFARNPEKGARVIEEMRVNRSGPDRAMFVAGDVMNQSDVESFIDQAIEQFGTIDILVNNAGGAGDLQPLVNLSDEAFDEAMKWNVYSTFWATRRALPTMLEKGDGRIINISSMEGKHGKPVFTAYTAAKHAVNGITKSLAREVGAQGVTVNSICPGLVVTDIIKNNGPATAKAMGMEFDAMIDMFAQESAIKRPNTVEEIAAVALLLASKEGAGITGAQISVDGGTAQY; from the coding sequence ATGAAACTTGAAGGGAAGGTCGCCGCGATCACGGGGGGAACCGCAGGGCTGGGGCGTGGGATCGCCGAAGCGTTCCTGGCCGAGGGCGCGAAGGTGGCCCTGTTCGCGCGCAATCCCGAGAAAGGCGCGCGGGTGATCGAGGAAATGCGCGTCAACCGCTCCGGCCCGGACCGCGCGATGTTCGTTGCCGGCGACGTGATGAACCAGTCGGATGTCGAAAGCTTCATCGACCAGGCGATCGAGCAATTCGGCACGATCGATATCCTCGTCAACAATGCCGGCGGGGCGGGCGATCTCCAGCCGCTGGTGAACCTGTCCGACGAGGCGTTCGACGAGGCGATGAAGTGGAACGTCTATTCGACCTTCTGGGCCACCCGCCGCGCGCTGCCGACGATGCTCGAGAAGGGCGACGGGCGGATCATCAACATCTCCTCGATGGAGGGCAAGCACGGCAAGCCGGTCTTCACCGCCTACACCGCCGCCAAGCACGCGGTGAACGGGATCACCAAGTCGCTGGCCCGCGAAGTCGGCGCGCAGGGCGTGACGGTCAACTCGATCTGCCCCGGCCTGGTCGTCACCGACATCATCAAGAACAACGGCCCCGCCACGGCCAAGGCGATGGGCATGGAATTCGACGCCATGATCGACATGTTCGCGCAGGAATCCGCGATCAAGCGTCCCAACACGGTCGAGGAAATCGCCGCCGTCGCGCTGCTGCTTGCGAGCAAGGAGGGGGCCGGGATCACCGGCGCACAGATCAGCGTGGACGGGGGAACGGCGCAATATTAG
- a CDS encoding FAD-dependent oxidoreductase: MTETDVIVLGCGPAGMTAALAAHEAGAEVAIIERFDRIGGTGAISGGVIWVPDNPRQRAAGMADSREEALAYFRALDHGDLVDATLEAFVDQGPEALAFLEDAGALKVALLEGYPDYYLDRPGAKPEGGRALDHDLFSLDELGEWAGRITAIEEPKPMMLRETPLGGGSGIVPPEELQRRIASNERGFGQAMVGRLLKACLDRGIEPVLDVETKQLLRDGERIVGIAGKRNGDPFELRARSGVILTTGGFEWDEDKRQTFLRGPMDAPASPPTAQGDGLALAMASGAKLGNMTQAWWATTLVIPDNPWPTGEQRAAPVLIERTVPHSLMVNRKGERFCNEAANYSALAGAFHQFDPQSYDYPNLPAWLVFDEDYVERYPIGPRLPGQPVPDWVTRAETLVELAEAIGVPSGVFSTTVARFNAHAKEGHDPDFERGASAYDHFYGDRSREGTSVTLGPVARAPFYAVEIRMGLLGTNGGPRTDGQARILGHNGEPIAGLYGAGNAIACPTGGIYAGAGGTLGPALTFGYIAGRSAARANR; encoded by the coding sequence ATGACCGAAACCGACGTGATCGTCCTGGGCTGCGGCCCCGCCGGCATGACTGCCGCGCTCGCCGCGCATGAAGCGGGCGCAGAGGTCGCGATCATAGAGCGGTTCGACCGGATCGGCGGAACCGGCGCGATTTCGGGCGGGGTGATCTGGGTGCCCGACAATCCGCGCCAACGGGCCGCCGGGATGGCCGACAGTCGTGAGGAGGCGCTCGCCTATTTTCGCGCGCTCGATCACGGCGATCTGGTCGACGCAACGCTCGAGGCGTTTGTCGACCAAGGGCCGGAGGCGCTGGCGTTTCTCGAGGATGCAGGTGCGCTCAAGGTCGCGCTGCTCGAAGGCTATCCCGACTACTATCTCGACCGTCCGGGCGCGAAGCCCGAAGGCGGGCGGGCGCTGGACCATGACCTGTTCTCGCTCGATGAACTGGGCGAGTGGGCCGGGCGCATCACCGCGATCGAAGAGCCCAAGCCGATGATGCTGCGCGAAACGCCATTGGGTGGCGGCAGCGGCATTGTTCCGCCCGAGGAGTTGCAGCGCCGGATCGCGAGCAACGAACGCGGGTTCGGGCAGGCGATGGTCGGTCGCTTGCTCAAGGCGTGTCTCGATCGCGGGATCGAGCCGGTCCTCGACGTCGAAACCAAACAGCTGCTGCGCGACGGCGAAAGGATCGTCGGCATAGCGGGGAAGCGCAATGGCGATCCCTTCGAGCTTCGCGCGCGCTCGGGCGTCATCCTTACCACCGGCGGGTTCGAGTGGGACGAGGACAAGCGCCAGACCTTCCTGCGCGGCCCGATGGATGCGCCTGCCAGCCCGCCCACCGCGCAAGGAGATGGCCTCGCGCTGGCGATGGCGAGCGGGGCGAAGCTCGGCAACATGACGCAGGCATGGTGGGCGACGACACTGGTGATCCCCGACAATCCGTGGCCGACCGGAGAACAGCGCGCCGCGCCGGTGCTGATCGAGCGCACCGTTCCGCATTCGCTGATGGTCAATCGCAAGGGCGAGCGGTTCTGCAACGAGGCGGCGAACTACTCGGCGCTGGCGGGGGCATTCCACCAGTTCGATCCGCAGAGCTACGACTACCCGAACCTGCCCGCATGGCTGGTGTTCGACGAGGACTATGTGGAGCGCTACCCGATCGGCCCGCGCTTGCCCGGCCAGCCAGTGCCCGACTGGGTGACGCGCGCCGAGACGCTGGTCGAACTGGCCGAGGCGATCGGCGTTCCGTCCGGTGTGTTTTCGACAACCGTCGCGCGGTTCAACGCCCATGCGAAGGAAGGCCACGATCCCGATTTCGAGCGCGGCGCATCCGCCTACGATCACTTCTACGGCGACCGCTCCCGCGAAGGCACGTCGGTTACGCTAGGCCCCGTCGCGCGAGCGCCGTTCTACGCGGTCGAAATCCGCATGGGCCTGCTCGGCACCAATGGCGGCCCGCGCACCGACGGGCAGGCTCGGATACTCGGTCACAATGGCGAGCCGATCGCGGGTCTATATGGAGCGGGCAACGCGATCGCCTGCCCGACCGGCGGGATCTATGCGGGTGCGGGAGGGACGCTCGGCCCGGCGCTGACTTTCGGTTACATCGCGGGGCGGAGCGCGGCGCGGGCGAACCGGTAA
- a CDS encoding cytochrome P450, translating into MASAADDRLNINLFDPELQQCPYDAYKQLRDEAPVYNIPGTDMWVVSRYDDVREVLMDPQRFPSSSADSQFRASAGDMERAQKVAARFEENGWVPAPTLNGRDDPGHKQMRAMFNQAFKPSTIKEIDPQVEALAYELIDGFIEDGQCEWVKAFCVPLPLFIIGEQMGAKREDMWRIKRWTDAFFQRISLMLPEDRHMEMVDREIEAQHYFQPIFERLREHPDDSLISVLVNTVIEEWGRPLTDNELHAEMMADTFVGGSETTTNALAAGMKLLIENKDVWQQLKSDPDKYMKTFVEEVVRLESPVQSLMRFVREETELAGVTIPAGAMINIRFAAANRDERAFECPEKLDLDRPRAGAHMGFGSGTHHCLGAPLARRELIWGFTAVVDRFEDMWFAEGRNDFAYHPHFLLRSLKELHIEFEPKKP; encoded by the coding sequence GTGGCAAGTGCGGCGGACGATCGGCTGAACATCAACCTGTTCGATCCCGAACTGCAGCAATGCCCTTACGACGCCTACAAGCAGCTGCGCGACGAGGCACCGGTCTACAACATCCCCGGCACCGACATGTGGGTCGTCAGCCGCTACGACGACGTGCGCGAAGTGCTGATGGACCCGCAGCGCTTCCCCAGCTCTTCCGCCGACAGCCAGTTTCGCGCGAGCGCCGGAGACATGGAACGCGCGCAGAAGGTCGCCGCCCGGTTCGAGGAAAATGGCTGGGTCCCCGCCCCGACGCTCAACGGGCGCGACGATCCGGGCCACAAGCAGATGCGCGCCATGTTCAACCAGGCGTTCAAGCCATCGACAATCAAGGAGATCGATCCGCAGGTCGAAGCGCTGGCCTACGAGCTGATCGACGGCTTTATCGAGGACGGCCAGTGCGAGTGGGTGAAGGCGTTCTGCGTGCCGCTGCCGCTGTTCATCATTGGCGAACAGATGGGCGCGAAACGCGAGGATATGTGGCGGATCAAGCGCTGGACCGACGCGTTCTTCCAGCGCATCTCGCTGATGCTGCCCGAAGACCGGCACATGGAAATGGTCGACCGCGAGATCGAGGCGCAGCACTATTTCCAGCCGATCTTCGAGCGGCTGCGCGAGCATCCCGACGACTCGCTCATCAGCGTGCTCGTCAACACCGTGATCGAGGAATGGGGCCGACCGCTCACCGACAACGAACTCCACGCCGAGATGATGGCGGATACCTTCGTCGGCGGCAGCGAGACCACCACCAACGCGCTGGCTGCAGGGATGAAACTGCTGATCGAGAACAAGGATGTCTGGCAGCAACTCAAGTCCGACCCCGACAAATACATGAAGACCTTCGTCGAGGAAGTCGTGCGGCTTGAAAGCCCGGTCCAGTCGCTGATGCGGTTCGTGCGCGAGGAGACCGAGCTGGCCGGCGTGACGATCCCGGCGGGCGCGATGATCAATATCCGCTTCGCCGCCGCCAACCGCGACGAGCGCGCGTTCGAATGCCCCGAGAAGCTCGACCTCGACCGGCCCCGCGCGGGCGCTCACATGGGGTTCGGCTCAGGGACGCATCACTGCCTCGGCGCCCCGCTCGCCCGGCGCGAGCTCATCTGGGGTTTTACCGCGGTGGTCGACCGGTTCGAAGATATGTGGTTCGCCGAAGGCAGGAACGACTTCGCATACCACCCGCACTTCCTGCTCCGCTCGCTGAAAGAGCTGCATATCGAGTTTGAGCCGAAGAAGCCCTAG
- a CDS encoding nuclear transport factor 2 family protein produces MERTVQELIDKQAIGEVIQRYCRTLDWLDEEGQASCYWPDAQIEYGFFTGRAEDFLPVVMETERNLARRWHMLSQPLIRFHSPTSASSECYGIFGGGRWQEDGSIAGDLIGGRYLDEWEKRDNEWRISARTYILDWKSPLTAQPLFEPDPDFPLPTFRIDAGGHPEYREL; encoded by the coding sequence GTGGAACGGACCGTTCAGGAACTCATCGACAAGCAGGCGATCGGCGAGGTGATCCAGCGCTATTGCCGCACGCTCGACTGGCTCGACGAGGAAGGGCAGGCGAGTTGCTACTGGCCCGACGCGCAGATCGAATACGGATTCTTCACCGGTCGCGCCGAGGACTTCCTGCCGGTAGTGATGGAGACCGAGCGCAATCTCGCGCGGCGCTGGCACATGCTGTCGCAGCCGCTGATCCGGTTCCACTCACCGACCAGCGCGAGCAGCGAATGCTACGGCATTTTCGGCGGCGGGCGCTGGCAGGAGGATGGCAGCATCGCGGGCGACCTGATCGGCGGGCGTTATCTCGACGAGTGGGAGAAGCGTGACAACGAATGGCGCATCTCGGCGCGCACCTACATCCTCGACTGGAAAAGCCCGCTGACGGCCCAGCCGCTGTTCGAGCCCGACCCGGATTTCCCGCTGCCGACCTTCCGGATCGATGCGGGCGGGCACCCGGAGTATCGCGAGCTCTAG
- a CDS encoding nuclear transport factor 2 family protein — MAGEAQRVIEQFWAIQDAGDYTKLAPLFAEDALLEDPIWGRYEGREAILGFMTTMVKEMGERKIHFTVDEICGDDHAVWARWTMHSPEGSRGGVGIYKVADGQLTYYRDYMDPPAEG, encoded by the coding sequence ATGGCAGGCGAAGCACAGCGCGTGATCGAGCAATTCTGGGCAATCCAGGATGCAGGCGACTACACCAAACTAGCGCCCCTCTTTGCCGAAGACGCGCTGCTCGAAGACCCGATCTGGGGCCGCTACGAAGGGCGCGAGGCGATCCTCGGTTTCATGACCACGATGGTGAAGGAAATGGGCGAGCGGAAGATCCACTTCACCGTCGACGAAATCTGCGGCGACGATCACGCCGTGTGGGCGCGCTGGACCATGCACTCTCCGGAGGGATCGAGGGGCGGGGTCGGCATCTACAAGGTCGCGGACGGCCAGCTGACCTATTACCGCGACTACATGGACCCGCCCGCCGAGGGCTAG